The following coding sequences are from one Arthrobacter sp. 24S4-2 window:
- a CDS encoding transketolase, producing the protein MTDHQDMTQAPMNSGQAGLIDALAKQLRVDSIRCSTRAGSGHPTSSLSAADLMAVLLQRHLRYDWDQPALPNNDHLIFSKGHASPLLYSMYRAVGVVGEDELINTYRQFGARLEGHPTPVLPWVDVATGSLGQGLPDAVGVCLAGRYLDQLPYHTWVLCGDSELAEGSIWEALDKASFYKLGNLTALVDVNRLGQDGPTELQWDMHGYAGRVKAFGAHAIIIDGHDVTAIDHALTRARSDPDQPTVILAKTIKGKGVSELEDKNGWHGKALPEDMAERAVAALGGPTHLQITTSMPEPGTPAITPDPQAAIILPRWEVGDRVATRAAFGAAIAAMAVRPEVVVLDGEVGNSTHAGEFKGAAPERFFEMFIAEQQLIASTVGLSVRGYLAFASSFAAFLISRPYDFIRMAGVSELSVRLVGTHAGVEIGQDGPSQMALEDIAAMRAVHTSTVLYPSDAPSTARLVQTMADTTGISYLRATRGAYPVIYGPEEQFPIGGCKVHNAGPDDVVALIGAGVTLHECLAAAGQLAEAGINARVIDLYSIKPIDTDTLRRTCLDTGGHIVVAEDHYPQGGIGSAVLEALAGTDTPDLHITLLAVKGLPTSGKPAELLDAAGISARHITAAARTLVGA; encoded by the coding sequence ATGACCGATCATCAGGACATGACGCAGGCACCCATGAACAGCGGGCAGGCGGGTCTTATTGACGCCCTGGCAAAACAGCTGCGGGTGGACTCGATCCGGTGCAGCACCCGGGCCGGATCCGGCCACCCGACGTCGTCGCTGTCCGCGGCGGACCTGATGGCTGTCCTGCTCCAACGGCACCTCCGCTACGACTGGGACCAGCCGGCGCTGCCCAACAATGACCACCTCATCTTCTCCAAGGGACACGCCTCCCCGCTGCTGTATTCCATGTACCGGGCAGTCGGCGTGGTCGGTGAGGATGAACTGATCAATACCTACCGGCAGTTCGGGGCCCGGCTCGAAGGCCACCCCACACCGGTCCTGCCCTGGGTGGACGTGGCGACCGGATCACTGGGACAGGGACTGCCGGACGCCGTCGGAGTATGCCTGGCCGGACGATACCTGGACCAACTGCCGTACCATACGTGGGTGCTGTGCGGAGACAGTGAACTGGCCGAAGGCTCCATCTGGGAGGCCCTGGACAAAGCATCCTTTTACAAGCTCGGCAATCTCACCGCACTGGTGGACGTCAACCGGCTGGGGCAGGACGGCCCTACCGAACTTCAATGGGACATGCACGGCTACGCCGGGCGGGTTAAGGCCTTCGGCGCCCACGCCATCATCATCGACGGTCACGACGTCACCGCAATCGACCACGCCCTGACACGGGCGCGCTCTGATCCGGACCAGCCCACGGTCATTTTGGCGAAGACCATCAAGGGCAAGGGTGTGTCCGAACTGGAGGACAAAAACGGCTGGCACGGCAAGGCGCTCCCTGAGGATATGGCCGAGCGTGCCGTGGCTGCCCTTGGCGGACCCACCCATCTGCAGATCACCACCAGCATGCCCGAACCCGGCACTCCCGCCATAACGCCCGACCCGCAGGCCGCCATCATCCTGCCCCGCTGGGAGGTAGGCGATCGGGTGGCAACCCGGGCGGCCTTCGGGGCCGCGATCGCCGCTATGGCAGTCCGCCCCGAAGTCGTCGTCCTGGACGGCGAAGTCGGGAACTCAACCCACGCCGGGGAATTCAAAGGGGCCGCTCCGGAACGCTTCTTCGAAATGTTCATCGCCGAACAACAACTCATCGCCTCCACCGTCGGACTCTCCGTCCGCGGCTACCTCGCGTTCGCCTCCAGCTTCGCCGCCTTCCTCATCTCCCGGCCCTACGACTTCATCCGGATGGCAGGAGTATCCGAGCTCAGCGTCCGCCTCGTGGGCACCCACGCCGGCGTCGAAATCGGCCAGGACGGACCCTCCCAAATGGCTTTGGAGGACATCGCCGCCATGCGCGCCGTGCACACCTCCACAGTGCTGTACCCCTCTGATGCTCCCTCCACCGCCCGGCTCGTGCAGACCATGGCCGACACCACCGGAATCTCCTACCTGCGCGCCACCCGCGGAGCCTACCCTGTGATCTACGGCCCGGAGGAACAATTCCCCATAGGCGGGTGCAAAGTCCACAATGCCGGCCCCGACGACGTCGTGGCTCTCATCGGCGCCGGGGTGACACTGCACGAATGTCTCGCCGCCGCCGGGCAACTCGCCGAGGCCGGAATCAACGCCCGCGTCATCGACCTCTATTCCATCAAGCCCATCGACACGGACACCCTGCGCCGGACCTGTCTGGACACCGGAGGCCACATCGTCGTAGCCGAAGACCACTACCCCCAGGGCGGCATCGGCTCAGCCGTGCTCGAGGCCCTCGCCGGAACGGATACCCCCGACCTGCACATCACCCTACTGGCCGTCAAAGGACTGCCCACCTCCGGCAAACCCGCGGAGCTGCTCGATGCGGCCGGCATCTCCGCCCGGCACATCACTGCGGCCGCCCGAACCCTGGTCGGAGCGTAG
- a CDS encoding succinate dehydrogenase iron-sulfur subunit: MSSPQTTEPASKIDLPQSVGGGEIPTFEVTLRIRRYNPEVSDEARWEDYPLTMYGTDRVLDALHKIKWEIDGSLSFRRSCAHGVCGSDAMRINGRNRLACKVLLKDLNLDKPVTVEAIKGLPVEKDLIVDMEPFFQSYREIMPYFIGAGHEPTKERLQSPEDRERFDDTTKCILCAACTGACPVFWTDGQYFGPAAIVNAHRFIFDSRDDAGDLRLQILNDKEGVWRCRTVFNCTEACPRGIKVTQAIAEVKQAILSRRI; the protein is encoded by the coding sequence ATGAGCAGCCCGCAGACCACCGAACCCGCCTCGAAAATAGATCTGCCGCAGTCTGTTGGAGGCGGCGAGATCCCCACCTTCGAAGTCACTCTGCGGATCCGCCGCTACAACCCGGAAGTCTCCGACGAGGCCCGCTGGGAAGACTACCCGCTGACCATGTACGGCACGGACCGGGTCCTGGATGCGCTGCACAAGATCAAATGGGAAATTGACGGCTCGCTGTCCTTCCGCCGTTCCTGCGCCCACGGGGTGTGCGGTTCCGATGCCATGCGGATCAACGGCCGCAACCGCCTGGCCTGCAAGGTTTTGCTCAAGGACCTCAACCTGGACAAGCCGGTGACCGTTGAGGCCATCAAGGGCCTGCCGGTGGAGAAGGACCTGATTGTGGACATGGAACCGTTCTTCCAGTCCTACCGTGAGATCATGCCGTACTTTATCGGCGCCGGCCACGAGCCGACGAAGGAGCGACTGCAGTCCCCCGAAGATCGTGAACGTTTCGATGACACCACCAAGTGCATTCTCTGTGCCGCCTGCACGGGCGCCTGCCCCGTCTTCTGGACCGACGGACAATACTTCGGTCCGGCGGCGATCGTGAACGCCCACCGCTTCATCTTCGACTCCCGCGACGACGCCGGCGACTTGCGCCTTCAGATCCTTAACGACAAGGAAGGTGTCTGGCGGTGCCGCACCGTCTTCAATTGCACGGAAGCTTGCCCGCGTGGCATAAAGGTCACGCAGGCCATTGCAGAGGTCAAACAGGCCATCCTCTCCCGGCGGATATGA
- a CDS encoding DUF488 domain-containing protein, with protein MSTATDVQVRRVYDAIRDDDGARVLVDHIWPRGMTKAKAALDEWCKDVSPSTELRKWYGHDPAKFDEFAKRYKAELKDPARAQALEHLRELAKGQRLTLLTATKAADISEAHVLADLIGR; from the coding sequence ATGTCGACTGCAACGGATGTTCAGGTGCGCCGGGTCTATGATGCGATCAGGGACGACGACGGCGCACGGGTTCTGGTAGACCACATCTGGCCCCGCGGGATGACCAAGGCCAAAGCGGCACTGGACGAGTGGTGCAAAGACGTCTCCCCGTCAACGGAGCTGCGCAAATGGTACGGCCACGACCCTGCCAAATTCGACGAATTTGCCAAGCGCTACAAGGCCGAGCTCAAAGATCCGGCCCGGGCGCAGGCGCTCGAGCATCTGCGCGAACTCGCCAAGGGCCAACGGCTGACGTTGCTGACGGCAACCAAAGCCGCCGACATCAGTGAGGCCCACGTCCTGGCCGACCTGATCGGACGGTAG
- a CDS encoding DNA-3-methyladenine glycosylase, with translation MSILPGFHAADRTFFARDVLDVAPELLGCVLQRTDGDGTVSIRITEVEAYAGERDPGAHAYRGKTNRNKTMFGPAGHIYCYFTYGMHHAINLVTAQPDQPYGCLIRAGDVIAGAELARTRREAKPRKTPLPERRLASGPGCVAQCFAADLTNDGDDLFDGHWQFLVPDDHTMVPHVTGPRVGLNGPGGDGAVFPWRYWVDEAPSVSTYKPGRSPSSTTRPLRATPAGSVDLNAGQRP, from the coding sequence GTGAGTATTCTCCCCGGCTTCCATGCGGCGGACCGGACGTTCTTCGCCCGTGACGTGCTCGACGTTGCACCGGAGCTTCTTGGCTGCGTCCTTCAACGCACGGATGGTGACGGAACCGTCTCCATCCGGATTACCGAGGTCGAAGCATACGCAGGCGAACGGGACCCAGGGGCGCATGCCTACCGCGGCAAGACCAACCGGAACAAAACCATGTTCGGACCTGCGGGCCACATCTACTGCTACTTCACCTACGGGATGCATCACGCTATCAATCTCGTCACGGCGCAGCCGGATCAGCCCTACGGTTGCCTCATCCGTGCCGGCGACGTCATCGCGGGCGCGGAGCTGGCCCGCACCCGGCGTGAAGCGAAACCACGCAAAACACCGCTTCCCGAGCGCCGGCTGGCGTCCGGTCCGGGCTGCGTGGCCCAATGTTTTGCCGCGGACCTGACCAATGACGGTGACGACCTCTTCGACGGCCACTGGCAGTTCCTCGTTCCGGACGACCACACCATGGTCCCCCATGTCACGGGTCCGCGGGTCGGTCTCAACGGGCCCGGCGGCGACGGAGCAGTATTTCCCTGGAGATACTGGGTAGACGAGGCACCATCGGTCTCGACCTACAAACCGGGGCGCTCCCCGTCATCGACCACCCGTCCACTCCGTGCCACCCCTGCAGGAAGTGTTGATCTGAACGCCGGGCAACGCCCGTAG
- a CDS encoding molybdopterin-dependent oxidoreductase, with amino-acid sequence MARDHNQDNPAGSRSTVSAPGPRTPASFREELSTEANTVVDDSWAGSAPAQYGVAPRVRIGNSKWFNLLWLLPIGFVLLITAVAVAKGLRGVPAVAEFIREYPGRVVPPGAEARAGFPAWIGWQHFFNMLLLIPIIRAGLAILADHPRLYWTRHSTPGKEWFRMQTPVPADPLYTAKQDSITLPDGVGLPGRRHSIGLARWWHLGMDTLWLLNGLIFYILIFTTGQWLRLVPTNWDVIPNALSMSIQYASLNWPTDDSWVAYNSLQVMAYFITVFIAAPLAFITGLGMSPALSTKFRWISRVFSIQVARSLHFLVLVWFVLFIVMHVSLVVATEALRNFNYMYAGRNSGDWYGFWVFAASLAIMIVIWVGVTPLTYRHPRMVQRIGFALIGPAQRLFEHLDSKPGRYTEKDISPYMWHNGKYPESTEYKTLLATGFADYRLQVSGLVKNPVELDLAQLHDLAHHEQITQHFCIQGWSGVAKWGGVSMQTIIDLVQPDPEAKWVIFYSFAEGSDGGIYYDAQPIEQMSYHLTMLAYDMNNAPLSYGHGAPLRLRNEVQLGFKLVKWIKGIEFVKDFSQVGGGEGGYNNDHEFFGYRQSI; translated from the coding sequence GTGGCACGTGACCATAATCAGGACAACCCGGCCGGTTCCCGGTCCACCGTCTCCGCCCCGGGCCCGCGGACGCCGGCCAGCTTCCGGGAGGAGCTCTCAACGGAAGCGAACACCGTCGTCGATGACTCCTGGGCCGGGTCCGCCCCCGCGCAATACGGGGTGGCGCCGCGGGTGCGCATAGGGAACAGCAAATGGTTTAACCTGCTGTGGTTGCTGCCGATCGGCTTCGTGCTGCTGATCACTGCCGTGGCCGTGGCCAAGGGACTGCGTGGTGTCCCCGCCGTGGCGGAGTTCATCAGGGAATATCCAGGCCGGGTTGTTCCGCCCGGGGCCGAAGCCCGGGCGGGGTTCCCTGCCTGGATCGGGTGGCAGCATTTCTTCAACATGCTGCTCCTGATCCCCATCATCCGGGCCGGGTTAGCCATCCTTGCCGATCATCCCCGGCTGTACTGGACCCGGCACTCAACCCCGGGCAAGGAATGGTTCCGGATGCAGACGCCGGTACCCGCGGACCCGCTGTATACGGCCAAGCAGGACTCCATCACCCTCCCCGACGGCGTGGGCTTGCCGGGCCGGCGGCACTCGATCGGGCTGGCACGCTGGTGGCACCTGGGTATGGACACGCTGTGGCTGCTCAACGGCCTGATCTTTTACATTCTCATCTTCACCACGGGTCAGTGGCTCCGCCTGGTGCCCACCAATTGGGACGTCATCCCCAATGCGCTCTCGATGTCCATCCAGTACGCGTCCCTGAACTGGCCAACCGACGACAGCTGGGTGGCCTACAACAGTCTCCAAGTCATGGCCTACTTCATCACGGTCTTTATCGCCGCGCCGCTGGCGTTCATCACCGGGCTGGGCATGTCCCCGGCATTGTCCACAAAATTCAGGTGGATCAGCAGGGTCTTCAGCATCCAGGTCGCCCGGTCGCTGCATTTCCTGGTCCTGGTCTGGTTCGTGCTGTTCATCGTGATGCACGTCTCCCTCGTCGTCGCGACAGAGGCGCTGCGGAACTTCAACTACATGTATGCGGGCCGCAACTCCGGCGACTGGTACGGGTTCTGGGTCTTCGCCGCATCCCTGGCCATAATGATCGTGATCTGGGTGGGCGTCACCCCGCTCACCTACCGGCATCCGCGGATGGTCCAGCGGATTGGGTTTGCGCTCATCGGCCCGGCGCAACGGCTGTTCGAGCACCTCGATTCCAAACCGGGCCGGTACACCGAGAAAGACATTTCCCCGTATATGTGGCACAACGGGAAGTACCCCGAATCCACTGAATACAAAACGCTTCTGGCCACAGGCTTCGCCGACTACCGCCTCCAGGTATCCGGCCTCGTAAAGAACCCGGTGGAACTCGACCTGGCCCAGCTTCACGACCTGGCCCACCATGAGCAGATCACCCAACACTTCTGCATCCAAGGCTGGTCCGGCGTGGCCAAATGGGGCGGCGTCTCCATGCAAACCATCATCGACCTGGTGCAGCCGGACCCGGAGGCGAAGTGGGTGATCTTCTACTCCTTCGCCGAAGGCTCGGACGGCGGCATTTACTATGACGCGCAGCCGATCGAACAGATGAGCTACCACCTCACCATGCTCGCCTACGACATGAACAATGCGCCGCTGTCCTACGGACACGGCGCTCCGCTGCGTCTGCGCAACGAGGTCCAGCTCGGCTTTAAACTCGTCAAATGGATCAAAGGCATCGAATTCGTCAAAGACTTCTCCCAAGTCGGCGGCGGCGAAGGCGGGTACAACAACGACCACGAATTCTTCGGTTACCGCCAATCCATCTAG
- a CDS encoding group III truncated hemoglobin codes for MSGDLKDRSDVALLVEEFYRRAFADPLIGPIFTHIAKMDLARHLPIMCDFWETVLFRAGLYSRNALQMHLVLNARFPLQQEHFERWLTLWVANVDEHFAGEKADLAKVQATRIAGSIHRRLQGRSGSDFETLKPRQAEGEELADARGI; via the coding sequence ATGAGCGGAGACCTGAAGGACCGGTCCGATGTTGCCCTGCTGGTCGAGGAGTTCTACCGACGAGCCTTTGCCGACCCGCTGATCGGGCCTATCTTCACCCATATAGCCAAGATGGATCTCGCCCGTCATCTGCCGATCATGTGCGACTTCTGGGAGACCGTGCTGTTCCGCGCCGGCCTCTACAGCCGCAACGCCCTGCAGATGCATCTGGTGCTGAACGCCCGTTTTCCGTTGCAGCAGGAACACTTCGAGCGGTGGCTCACCTTGTGGGTTGCGAACGTGGACGAACACTTCGCCGGTGAGAAGGCCGACCTCGCCAAGGTCCAGGCCACGCGCATTGCCGGGTCCATCCACCGGCGGCTTCAAGGCCGTTCCGGCAGCGATTTCGAGACCCTGAAGCCGCGCCAGGCCGAGGGGGAGGAATTGGCGGATGCCCGCGGGATCTGA
- the zwf gene encoding glucose-6-phosphate dehydrogenase, giving the protein MTTTGPGSWAVHSPVPEDQLLILFGATGDLAKRKLLPGLFHLAAAGMMPARYRIIGSGLPYNAPGTDGFRAHVRSAVEDYGRTGRGAGSWEPFAVNLDFAPATPTEPQALLDAVARAEHDLGGKVQRLIYLAVPPDAFVATVRMLGATGLGTGAKLVIEKPFGHDLDSAKALNRELRAVFAEDRIYRIDHFLGKEAVQNILAFRFGNGLFESVWNADHIDHVQIDVPERLSIEGRADFYEQTGAFRDMVVTHLFHLLGFLAMEAPARLDAASLHEQAEGVFQALNPVDPARTVLGQYDGYTAEPGVATDSTVETFAALTMEIDNRRWAGVPFHLRTGKAMAQSRHTVTLTFTKAPQDLFGPADCTSGREAPNELIFELSDPGSISISFRTKAPGADTRLDDASLNFHYADSFTAAHGLLGYERLLHDAMTGDHTLFTQAGGIERLWEISAPLLAHPPVPLPYRKGSWGPSGTDRLVAPASWHLPEPRGGRPWQG; this is encoded by the coding sequence GTGACCACGACAGGCCCGGGCTCCTGGGCTGTCCACTCTCCGGTCCCGGAGGACCAGCTGCTGATCCTCTTCGGCGCCACCGGGGATCTGGCCAAACGCAAACTGCTCCCGGGCCTGTTCCACCTGGCCGCCGCGGGCATGATGCCGGCCCGGTACCGCATCATCGGCTCCGGTCTGCCGTATAACGCGCCCGGCACCGATGGTTTCCGCGCCCATGTTCGCTCCGCCGTCGAGGACTACGGGCGGACCGGACGCGGTGCCGGGAGCTGGGAGCCGTTCGCGGTCAATCTGGACTTCGCTCCGGCTACCCCCACGGAGCCGCAGGCACTGCTGGACGCCGTCGCCCGGGCCGAGCATGACCTGGGAGGGAAGGTTCAGCGCCTGATCTACCTGGCCGTCCCGCCGGATGCCTTCGTTGCGACGGTCCGGATGCTCGGAGCTACGGGCCTGGGCACGGGCGCAAAACTGGTCATCGAGAAACCTTTCGGTCACGACCTCGACTCCGCAAAGGCGCTGAACCGGGAGTTGCGCGCCGTGTTCGCTGAAGACCGGATCTACCGGATCGACCACTTCCTGGGCAAGGAAGCAGTCCAGAATATCCTCGCGTTCCGCTTCGGCAACGGTCTGTTTGAGTCGGTCTGGAACGCCGATCATATCGACCATGTCCAGATCGATGTGCCGGAACGGCTCAGCATTGAAGGCCGGGCCGATTTTTACGAGCAAACCGGGGCCTTCAGGGATATGGTTGTCACCCATCTGTTCCACCTTCTCGGCTTCCTCGCGATGGAAGCACCTGCGCGCCTGGACGCCGCCTCACTGCACGAACAGGCCGAAGGCGTCTTCCAAGCGCTGAATCCCGTGGACCCCGCCCGGACGGTGCTGGGCCAATACGACGGTTACACCGCAGAACCCGGCGTGGCAACGGACTCCACGGTGGAGACTTTCGCCGCCCTCACCATGGAGATCGACAACCGCCGCTGGGCCGGGGTGCCTTTCCACCTGCGCACCGGAAAAGCGATGGCGCAAAGCCGGCACACCGTCACCCTGACTTTCACCAAAGCCCCGCAGGACCTCTTCGGCCCGGCCGACTGTACCTCCGGCCGGGAGGCGCCCAACGAGCTGATCTTCGAACTCTCCGACCCCGGGTCGATCTCGATCAGCTTTCGCACCAAGGCGCCCGGGGCCGACACCAGACTCGATGACGCGTCCCTGAACTTCCACTACGCGGACTCTTTCACCGCCGCCCATGGGCTCCTGGGCTACGAACGCCTGCTCCACGACGCCATGACCGGGGACCACACCCTGTTCACCCAGGCTGGCGGAATAGAACGCCTTTGGGAAATTTCCGCCCCACTGCTGGCGCACCCGCCCGTCCCGCTGCCCTACAGGAAGGGATCCTGGGGTCCGAGCGGGACTGATCGGCTCGTCGCCCCGGCCAGCTGGCACCTTCCGGAACCCCGGGGCGGGCGGCCCTGGCAGGGATAA
- the sdhC gene encoding succinate dehydrogenase, cytochrome b556 subunit: MSKTASWTLYRGQQGQWAWVAHRITGVAIFFFLLVHVLDTSMVRVSPEAYNAVIGTYKNPIMGLGEAGLVAAVVFHAFGGVRIILIDFWKKGPKYHVQMLWGVLGLWAVVMIPFLFIHLSHVFGGR; encoded by the coding sequence GTGTCAAAGACAGCATCTTGGACCCTTTACCGCGGGCAACAGGGACAGTGGGCGTGGGTTGCCCACCGCATTACGGGCGTTGCTATTTTCTTTTTTCTCCTCGTGCATGTTCTGGATACGTCCATGGTCCGGGTATCGCCCGAGGCCTATAACGCCGTCATAGGCACCTACAAGAACCCGATCATGGGCTTAGGAGAGGCCGGTCTGGTCGCGGCCGTGGTCTTCCATGCGTTCGGCGGTGTGCGGATAATCCTCATCGATTTTTGGAAGAAAGGCCCCAAGTATCATGTTCAAATGCTTTGGGGTGTCCTCGGACTGTGGGCGGTGGTGATGATCCCCTTCCTTTTCATCCATCTTTCCCATGTTTTTGGCGGCCGCTAA
- a CDS encoding DUF2249 domain-containing protein: MMAAGNHTVIAVDAEALLAALPVSAGAVRSTRVFKGEGAGVVRLTFDEGAVMREHTAAAPILLQVLSGHVALDVGGERVDLPAGAIIHLDANLPHSLEALTRAHLLLTICERAPATTRAPKLDSPATVDAPAAASMPEPARRSNLVLASSGPDSDAVERVTARHAELSGSAAIYTTQLIDAAVGGDDERTRRASATLLDWSRGTLGALLEAEQEVIDPAISRIDVAVVHRLRTERELVTGAIWRLANLSGHVEVASVAVELRMHLGQHLRFFADHALPVLARTGGLSLGSLWSDIESLMVDDGAPASKSATQCECGIVDEPAYVELDVRNVPHAIRHATVFGALDAIGAGEGLILVAPHDPLSLLIQVEQRTPGRFTVSYLDRGPEAWRLQFSAAYLA; the protein is encoded by the coding sequence ATGATGGCTGCGGGAAACCACACAGTGATCGCCGTTGACGCCGAAGCTCTGCTGGCGGCACTTCCGGTCAGCGCCGGGGCGGTGAGATCCACGCGGGTCTTCAAAGGGGAGGGAGCCGGCGTTGTCCGCCTCACCTTCGACGAGGGCGCGGTGATGAGAGAGCACACGGCCGCCGCGCCGATCCTTCTGCAGGTGCTGAGCGGCCATGTAGCCCTCGACGTCGGCGGCGAACGGGTTGATCTGCCCGCCGGTGCAATCATCCACCTTGACGCGAACTTGCCGCATTCGCTCGAGGCGTTGACCCGCGCGCACCTGCTTCTCACCATCTGCGAACGTGCACCAGCCACCACCCGCGCCCCCAAGCTGGACAGCCCCGCGACAGTCGACGCTCCCGCTGCCGCCTCGATGCCGGAGCCGGCAAGACGGTCGAACCTGGTGCTGGCCTCCAGCGGACCGGATTCGGACGCCGTCGAACGCGTAACCGCACGGCACGCAGAGCTCTCCGGGAGCGCTGCCATTTACACCACGCAACTCATCGACGCGGCAGTTGGCGGAGACGACGAGCGGACGCGGCGGGCATCTGCAACGCTGCTTGACTGGTCTCGCGGCACGCTGGGCGCACTGCTCGAGGCAGAACAGGAGGTAATCGATCCGGCCATAAGCCGGATCGATGTCGCCGTCGTCCACCGGCTCCGCACAGAACGCGAACTCGTCACCGGTGCCATCTGGCGCCTGGCTAACCTCAGCGGTCATGTTGAGGTTGCCAGCGTGGCCGTGGAGCTACGCATGCACCTCGGCCAGCACCTGCGATTCTTCGCGGACCACGCCCTCCCGGTCCTGGCCCGGACAGGCGGACTGTCCCTCGGTTCGCTCTGGTCGGACATCGAATCGCTGATGGTCGACGACGGCGCCCCGGCTTCCAAGAGCGCCACACAGTGCGAGTGCGGCATCGTAGACGAACCCGCATACGTGGAACTGGATGTCCGGAACGTCCCGCACGCGATCCGGCACGCCACCGTCTTTGGTGCCCTCGACGCGATCGGCGCCGGCGAGGGACTGATTCTGGTCGCACCCCACGATCCCCTCTCCCTGCTCATCCAGGTCGAGCAGCGGACCCCGGGACGCTTTACCGTCAGCTACCTCGACCGTGGTCCGGAAGCTTGGCGGCTCCAATTCTCGGCCGCGTACCTGGCATGA
- a CDS encoding metalloregulator ArsR/SmtB family transcription factor encodes MPAGSEAVQQTGRSAPGSTRRNENYHAALASRTRRGVLDALARSSEPLDAQAIAGALELHVSTVRFHLDQLEEARLVRRESGGDRRRGRPRVLYAAVLEAERDEGSREQLIEVLAGALAHRDADQGRSSAINAGRDWARGLVAERSDSVDRRSGLLEVLDGLGFDPAPDGDVVQLRGCPFRDAARRHPQVVCSVHLGLVQQLLDGDGDAPPDVRLLPFVQPSLCVITLT; translated from the coding sequence ATGCCCGCGGGATCTGAAGCGGTGCAACAGACCGGGCGTTCAGCGCCGGGCAGCACCCGGAGGAACGAGAACTACCACGCCGCGTTGGCATCGCGCACGCGGCGGGGTGTCCTCGACGCTCTGGCCCGTTCGTCCGAGCCCCTGGATGCGCAGGCCATCGCCGGCGCGCTGGAACTTCATGTTTCCACGGTCCGGTTCCATCTGGACCAGCTCGAGGAGGCGCGCCTTGTCCGGCGCGAATCCGGCGGGGACAGGCGCCGCGGCCGCCCGCGTGTGCTGTATGCGGCGGTCCTCGAGGCTGAACGCGACGAGGGTTCACGGGAGCAGCTGATCGAGGTGCTCGCCGGAGCCCTCGCGCACAGAGACGCGGACCAGGGACGGAGCAGTGCCATTAACGCCGGCCGTGACTGGGCGCGCGGGCTCGTAGCCGAACGCTCCGACTCCGTCGATCGACGAAGCGGGCTCCTTGAGGTCCTTGACGGGCTCGGTTTCGACCCGGCGCCGGACGGCGATGTCGTCCAGTTGCGGGGGTGCCCGTTCCGCGATGCTGCAAGGCGGCACCCGCAGGTTGTCTGCTCGGTCCACCTCGGACTCGTGCAACAGTTGCTCGACGGCGACGGCGACGCGCCGCCGGACGTGCGTCTGCTCCCTTTTGTTCAACCAAGTCTATGCGTCATTACCCTGACCTGA
- a CDS encoding CBS domain-containing protein, whose translation METRIATTAGGIMSRPVVTVPPGMGVGAIAELIRKHRISGIPVVDPEDHLLGLVSEYDLLAKTGATAAEIMTTAVISVSPDTAIADVRQLLVSQHIGRLPVLSGGRLAGIISRGDLVALLATEWVCGVCGEPARGERPPDSCPKCGGESTGFTLQEQPPGP comes from the coding sequence ATGGAAACAAGGATCGCCACCACAGCTGGTGGGATCATGAGCCGCCCCGTCGTGACCGTCCCGCCCGGAATGGGGGTCGGCGCGATCGCCGAGCTCATACGCAAGCACCGAATCAGCGGCATTCCCGTGGTGGATCCGGAGGACCATCTGCTCGGGCTGGTCAGCGAATACGATCTGCTGGCCAAGACCGGGGCCACGGCGGCAGAGATCATGACCACGGCCGTGATTAGTGTCAGTCCCGATACTGCCATCGCCGATGTCCGCCAGCTGCTGGTCAGCCAGCACATCGGTCGGCTGCCGGTCTTGTCAGGCGGGCGTCTGGCCGGCATCATCAGCCGCGGAGACCTCGTGGCGCTGCTCGCCACCGAATGGGTATGCGGCGTATGCGGCGAACCTGCCCGTGGTGAGCGTCCGCCGGACAGCTGTCCCAAGTGCGGCGGGGAGAGCACCGGATTCACACTGCAGGAGCAGCCTCCGGGGCCGTGA